Proteins encoded within one genomic window of Gadus macrocephalus chromosome 16, ASM3116895v1:
- the LOC132475028 gene encoding olfactory receptor 4E2-like, with product MNTSDPLSNWAMQLTLQPLDLPPGQEYPVFVLGTLTYMIILLCNTLVFATIVFTKSLHKPMFLLLLNLPLMDMIGATAFLPQLVTSILTKNRSISYPGCIFQAFLIHFYGAGNLLFLTVMAYDRYIAICLPLRYNSIMNPKTIMRLIIAIWFTEISFNMALFSLVARFSICRTHIVDIFCNNPSMNKLLCDDTKVNNYFGLISIGVIQGIPLVIIIYTYIQILLTCMMTKQADARGKALQTCGTHLVVFLFFEFNVAITLISHRFESVSPYLRRAMGVSIIIFPPVLNPLIYGLKTKELQKSMITIFKRVRLAYK from the coding sequence ATGAACACAAGTGATCCGCTGAGTAATTGGGCTATGCAACTAACACTACAGCCATTAGACCTACCGCCTGGCCAAGAATACCCAGTTTTTGTCTTAGGAACTCTGAcatatatgatcattttgctCTGCAATACACTGGTGTTTGCAACGATTGTCTTCACAAAGAGTTTGCATAAACCCATGTTCCTCCTGCTGTTAAACCTACCATTAATGGACATGATTGGTGCCACTGCTTTTCTACCACAGCTTGTAACCAGCATTTTGACCAAGAACCGCTCTATTTCCTACCCTGGGTGCATCTTTCAGGCTTTTCTCATTCACTTCTACGGTGCAGGGAACCTATTGTTTTTAACAGTGATGGCCTATGACAGGTATATCGCCATATGCTTGCCCCTTAGGTACAACTCCATCATGAATCCAAAAACAATAATGAGACTCATTATTGCCATTTGGTTCACAGAGATTTCATTTAACATGGCATTGTTTTCTTTAGTTGCCAGGTTCAGTATATGCAGGACTCATATTGTGGATATTTTCTGCAACAATCCATCTATGAACAAACTACTTTGTGATGACACAAAGGTCAATAACTACTTTGGCTTGATTTCCATTGGCGTAATTCAAGGAATACCGCTGGTTATAataatatacacatacattcagATCTTGTTGACTTGTATGATGACGAAGCAGGCTGATGCAAGAGGGAAAGCTCTCCAAACATGTGGGACACATTTGGTGgtttttttattctttgaaTTCAATGTTGCCATCACTTTGATATCTCACAGATTTGAGAGTGTGTCCCCATACCTGAGAAGAGCTATGGGTGTATCAATTATTATATTTCCCCCAGTACTCAATCCACTTATATATGGGTTAAAGACAAAAGAACTTCAGAAAAGCATGATTACAATTTTTAAAAGAGTGAGGTTAGCCTACAAATGA
- the LOC132475030 gene encoding putative gustatory receptor clone PTE01 has product MMNTSDPLSNWAMQLTLQSLDLTPGQEYPVFVLGTLTYMTILLCNTLVFATIVFTKSLHKPMFLLLLNLPIMDMIGTTAFLPQLVTSILTKNRSISYPGCLFQAFVIHFYGAGNFLFLTVMAYDRYVAICLPLRYMSIMNPKTLMRLIIAIWLAEILFYIVLFSLVARFRICRTHIVDIFCNNPAMQKLICDDTKFNNYFGLFFTGVIQGIPLVIVTYTYIQILLTCMMTKQADARGKALQTCGTHLVVFLFFEFNAAITLISHRFQSVSPYLRRAVGVSIIIFPPVLNPLIYGLKTKELQESMIKMFKKDIVTSLQQNVIP; this is encoded by the exons ATGATGAACACAAGTGATCCGCTAAGTAACTGGGCTATGCAACTAACACTACAGTCATTAGACCTAACGCCTGGCCAAGAATACCCAGTTTTTGTCTTAGGAACTCTGACATATATGACCATTTTGCTCTGCAATACACTGGTGTTTGCAACGATTGTCTTCACAAAGAGTTTACATAAGCCCATGTTCCTCCTGCTGTTAAACCTACCAATAATGGACATGATTGGAACCACTGCTTTTCTACCACAGCTAGTAACCAGCATTTTGACCAAGAACCGCTCTATTTCCTACCCTGGGTGCTTATTTCAGGCTTTTGTCATTCATTTCTACGGTGCAGGGAACTTCTTGTTTCTAACAGTGATGGCCTATGACAGGTATGTCGCCATATGCTTGCCCCTTAGGTACATGTCTATCATGAATCCGAAAACTTTAATGAGACTCATTATTGCCATTTGGTTAGCAGAGATTTTGTTTTACATAGTGTTATTTTCTTTAGTTGCCAGGTTCCGAATTTGCAGGACTCATATTGTCGATATTTTCTGCAACAATCCAGCTATGCAAAAACTAATCTGTGATGACACAAAGTTCAATAACTACTTTGGCTTGTTTTTCACTGGCGTAATTCAAGGAATACCGCTGGTTATAgtaacatacacatacatccaGATCTTGTTGACTTGTATGATGACGAAGCAGGCTGATGCGAGAGGGAAAGCTCTCCAAACATGTGGAACACATCTGGTGgtttttttattctttgaaTTCAATGCTGCCATCACTTTGATCTCTCACAGATTTCAGAGTGTGTCCCCATACCTGAGGAGAGCTGTGGGTGTCTCAATTATTATATTTCCCCCAGTACTCAATCCACTTATATACGGGTTAAAGACAAAAGAACTTCAGGAAAGCAtgattaaaatgtttaaaaaa GATATTGTGACTTCTCTCCAGCAAAATGTAATTCCTTGA